The Streptomyces sp. 135 sequence CACATCTCCGACCGGGTCGGCGTGATGTACCTCGGCCGGATCGTGGAGACCGGCACGGACGCGGAGATCTACGAACACCCGACGCACCCCTACACGCAGGCGCTGCTCTCCGCCGTGCCGGTCCCCGACCCCGAGGCGCGCGAGCACCGGGAGCGGATCATCCTCACCGGCGACGTGCCCTCGCCCGCCAACCCGCCCTCGGGCTGCCGCTTCCGCACCCGCTGCTGGAAGGCGCGGGAGCGGTGCGCCCTGGAGGTGCCGGCGCTCGCGGTGCCCGCCGAGTTCCGGTACACGCAGGGGCCCGCCGCGCACGACTCGGCCTGCCACTTCGCCGAGGAGAGGCAGGTCGTGCCGTAGCCGGGGCGCTACGCGAGGCCCAGCGACCGCTTCAGGAAGTCCGCCTGGTGCAGCAGCAGATTCTCCGCGACCTGCTCCTGCGGCATCATGTGCGTCACGCCCGACAGCGGCAGGACCTCGTGCGGGCGGCCCTCGGCGAGCAGTGCCGAGGAGAGCCGCAGCGAGTGCGCCACCACCACGTTGTCGTCCGCGAGGCCGTGCACGATCAGCATCGGACGGTGCGGCCCGGCGGCCGCCTCCACCAGCCCGTCGTCCCAGACCAGGGAGTTGTGGCGGTACGTCTGCGGGGTCCGGGTGGGGTCGCCCAGGTACCGCTCCTCGTAGTGCGTGTCGTACAGCCGCAGATCCGTCACGGGCGCGCCGACCACCGCCGCGTGGAAGACGTCGGGGCGGCGCAGCGCGGCCATCGCGGCGAGGTAGCCGCCGTAGGACCAGCCGCGGATCGCGACGCGCTCCAGGTCCAGGGGGTACACCCCGGTCGCCGCGAGGGCGTGCAGGGCCTCGACCTGGTCGTCGAGGGTCAGCGTGAGGTCGTTCTTGATCGACTTCTCCCAGGCGGGGGAGCGGCCCGGGGTGCCCCGGCCGTCCGCGACAACCACCGCGAAGCCCTGATCGGCGAACCACTGCGAGGTGAGGAAGACGTTCTGCGCCCGCTGGACCCGCTGCCCGTGCGGCCCGCCGTACGGATCGAGCAGTACCGGAAGCGGCCCGTCCGCCGCCTTGTAATCAGTGGGGAGCAGGACGGCGCACGGAATCCGCCGCGTGCCCCCTTCGGTCAGCGTCACGCGCGGCGTGAGCCCCGGGCGCTGGGCGTGTGAGGCGACGGTGGCGACCTGCTTGCCGTCGCGCAGCACCTGGACCGACGCGCCGGGACGTTCCAGGGTGGCCGAGACGAGCACGGTGACACCGCCCGCCCGGACCGCCGCGTGCACGCCGGGTTCCCGCGAGAGGCGCTCCACACCCAGTTCGTTGACGCGGTAGACGTGGATCTCACCGGTCTCGGGGTCGGCCGCCGCCTCGCCCGCCGACGCCGAGACGAGGATGTCCTCCTCCGTCACGTCCAGCACCGCGCGGACATGCAACTGCGCCCCCGTCAGCGGCCGTTCGCCCCACGCGAGCACCCGCGCACCGCCCTCGTCGACGATCCGCACCAGCTTGCCGCTGGGGGACCAGGAGGGCACTCCGGGGAAAAGTTCCAGCCAGTCGGCGTCCTCCTCGGCATGCACCATTCGGGTGGATCCGTCCCCGGGGTTCACCGCGAGGTACAGCTGGCTCCGCTGGTCGCGGGACTGCACGAGCAGCAGCGGCGCACCATCCGCCGACCAGTGCACCCGGCCCAGATAGGGGAAGCGGACGCGGTCCCACACCACCTCCGTGCGCGACCCGTCCAAGCCGAGGACGAACAGGCGTACGTCGGCGTTGGCCGTGCCCGCGGCGGGATACGCGACCTTCATCGGCTCGCGGTCCGGGTGCGCGGGGTCCGCGATCCACCACCGCAGGACGGGGCTGTCGTCGACCCGCGCGACGAGCAGCCGCGTGGAGTCGGGCGACCACCAAAAGCCCCGGTGCCGCGCCATCGACTCGGCCGCGACATGCTCCGCGAGACCGTACGTGACGGTTCCGGTGTGGCCGGATTCCGGCTCCGCCAGCGCCCGGTCACCCTCGCCGTCGGTGCCCGTCACGCGCAGGGCGCCCTGGGCGACGTACGCGACATGCCGGCCGTCCGGCGAGGGG is a genomic window containing:
- a CDS encoding alpha/beta fold hydrolase translates to MTTENPGIRRPDESPAPRLSFPRQSARTQRFTLGAPRAFTVAPDGSRVVFLRSPSETERANQLWVLDLSGGAEERLAADPGLLLGGAPERLSAQERARRERSREGGAGIVGYATDAAVELAAFALSGRLFTAELRAGTARELPARGPVIDPRPSPDGRHVAYVAQGALRVTGTDGEGDRALAEPESGHTGTVTYGLAEHVAAESMARHRGFWWSPDSTRLLVARVDDSPVLRWWIADPAHPDREPMKVAYPAAGTANADVRLFVLGLDGSRTEVVWDRVRFPYLGRVHWSADGAPLLLVQSRDQRSQLYLAVNPGDGSTRMVHAEEDADWLELFPGVPSWSPSGKLVRIVDEGGARVLAWGERPLTGAQLHVRAVLDVTEEDILVSASAGEAAADPETGEIHVYRVNELGVERLSREPGVHAAVRAGGVTVLVSATLERPGASVQVLRDGKQVATVASHAQRPGLTPRVTLTEGGTRRIPCAVLLPTDYKAADGPLPVLLDPYGGPHGQRVQRAQNVFLTSQWFADQGFAVVVADGRGTPGRSPAWEKSIKNDLTLTLDDQVEALHALAATGVYPLDLERVAIRGWSYGGYLAAMAALRRPDVFHAAVVGAPVTDLRLYDTHYEERYLGDPTRTPQTYRHNSLVWDDGLVEAAAGPHRPMLIVHGLADDNVVVAHSLRLSSALLAEGRPHEVLPLSGVTHMMPQEQVAENLLLHQADFLKRSLGLA